One stretch of Glycine soja cultivar W05 chromosome 7, ASM419377v2, whole genome shotgun sequence DNA includes these proteins:
- the LOC114420435 gene encoding vegetative cell wall protein gp1-like, with protein MADVEPSPAGVDRLEAAIAKLVAAQLRLESTLEALLLKLPLRTNHHYPSSFSVQSPPSTLPSKLTVPPCPVPMQHNQSPLPTPLPTPTSSPMPTPSPMPPSMPTSPPPPALIQSHPTPLPTPLPIVLVPLLANNNPHASSDRR; from the coding sequence ATGGCGGATGTCGAACCTTCTCCAGCGGGCGTGGACCGCCTCGAGGCCGCCATTGCCAAACTTGTTGCAGCTCAACTCCGCCTTGAATCCACATTGGAAGCCCTTCTTCTAAAACTGCCTCTGAGAACCAACCACCACTACCCATCTTCTTTCTCTGTGCAGTCACCACCGTCGACTTTGCCTTCTAAGCTAACTGTGCCTCCATGCCCCGTACCAATGCAACACAACCAATCACCCTTGCCGACTCCGCTGCCCACGCCAACTTCGTCACCCATGCCGACTCCGTCGCCCATGCCGCCGTCCATGCCGACTTCACCTCCACCCCCCGCACTCATACAGTCGCATCCCACGCCCTTGCCGACTCCGCTTCCCATTGTGCTCGTTCCCCTCCTTGCTAACAACAACCCCCACGCGTCCTCTGACCGTCGCTAG